CTCCCTGCTGGCGGCCGAGGGCAAGTGGCAGGGAATGCGCGAGGTGGCCGAGAGCCGGCTCAACTTCCTGCACCAGGATCCGCAGGGACTGCGGGCGCTCCTCGATGCGGCCGTGCAGCTCGGGGACTGGAAGGCCGTGGACCAGACCGGGTTGCAGCTCATGAGGCTGGGCGCGGCCAGCGCGGAGACGTACCGCACGCTCGCCTGGGCGGAGCTGCTGCGGGGCCGCGCCTCGTCCGAGGCGGTGGACGAGGCGCAGCGGGCCGTGTCGCTGACCGAGCGCGAGGACCCCGAGTCGCTCGCCGTGCTCGCCGCGCTCCTGGTGGGGACGGGACGGTTGGAGGAGGCACGCAGGCTGGTGGACGAGGCGCTCGCCCAGGGTGGCTCGAACACGGTGGATGGGGGCGTCCTCTACGTCCGGGGCCGGCTCGCCGAGGCCTATGGGATGACCGATGCCGCGCGAGCCCTCTACCGCGCCGTCTCCGCTCCCGAGGAGGCCGATGCCCGCTCGTTCCAGAAGCTCGCCCAGGCACGGCTCTCGCGCGTCAAGGACGGCGGGGCGCCAGCCCGCCCGGCGAAGAAGACCCCGGCGAAGAAGACCGAGGCACGCAAGCCCAGCCGCCGTTCCCGGTAACGGAATGAGTCGAGGGGCCGGCCCGGGAGCTGCCGGACCGGCCCCTTCAACTCCTCGCCGAGGCTCTACCGCGCGGAGGACACGGTCGAGCTGGGGCTGGTGCCGCTGATGCAGCCACCCGCCACGGTGTCATTGCTGTCGTTGCCGTTGCTGACGTAGGCGGCCCCGCACCCCGGCCGGCCACAAGAGTCGGCGTAGACGTTCGGGTTGCCGCAACCGTCGCCATCCCTGTCCTCGTACCAGCGCGTCACCACCCAGGCACCGGAGTGCGAGTCGTTGCAGTCATCGGGTGCGGCGGCCAGGTACTTGCCCTTGACGAGGACCTTGCCACTCGCGTCCTTGAGGTCGCTGGGGTCCGTGCACCAGCGGAGCTGGAATCCGGTACCGGCGTGGCCATCCCGGTCCGCGTCTCCGTACCAGAGGCGCGCGCCACGAGGATCGTCCTCGATGGGCACGTCCACGTCGTTCTCATCACCGTCGCAGTCGTTGTCCACCTGGACGCCCGTCAGCTCACACAGCTCAATGGCCTCGGGGTGCACGTCCGGCTTGACGTCATCGCAGTCCCGATCCTTGTTGGAGTAGCCGGTGATGGCAGTGCAGCTCCGCACGGTGACGGACGTCTGACCGAACCCGTCACCGTCCGCGTCGCGGTACCAGGTGGGTGCATCCACGGCGTCGTCCACTCCACCCGAGCAGTTGTTGTCCACCTGCGTCTGGGTCGTGGGCTCGCAGACCTCGGATCGGCCCGGGCTGACGCTGGAACGGCTGTCGTCGCAGTCCATGTTGTTGGCGACGTACTCGCCCTCGGGCTTGCGGCACGACACCACGGAAGAGCTGACCTGGGCGCCGTAGCCGTCGTTGTCGGTGTCCGGGTACCAGGTCGTCGTGGGCAGGCCCTCGTCGATCTGCGCGTCGCAGTCGTTGTCCTTGCCATCGCACACCTCGGTGGCACCGGGCTTCGTGGCGGACGTGCCATCATCGCAGTCCGTCTTGCTGGTGACGTAACCGGCGGGCGCGGTGCAGGCCTGGATCTTCAGGTTGGGATCCGTCGTCCCCACCCCGTCCCTGTCGGCGTCCACGTAGAAGGTGAGCAGCACGCCCTCGTCGATCTGCGCGTCGCAGTCGTTGTCCTTGTTGTCGCACACCTCGGTGGCACCCGGCCGGATGGCGTTGCTGCTGTCGTTGCAGTCCGTGTTGTTGGCGACGTAGCCCGAGGCAGCGGTACAGCTCTGGCTGAAGAGGGCCGGGTTGCCGTACCCATCCCCGTCCGCGTCCCGGTAGAACGTGCCCTTCACGCCCTCGTCGGTGTCGAAGTTGCAGTTGTTGTCCAGCCCGTCGCACACCTCCGCCTTGCCAGGGTAGATCTGCGCCCCCTTGCCCGGTGCCGGAGTGTCGTTGCAGTCATCGCTGATGGCGGAGTAGCCCGTGGGCTGGGTGCAGGCCAGGGCGGTCTGGGTGGGCACTCCATGGCCATCCCCGTCGGCATCCCGGTAGAAGGTGGTCTGCACGCCCTCGTCCACCGTGCCATTGCAGTTGTTGTCCTTCAGGTCGCAGACCTCGGTCCTGGCCGGGTTGGTGATCGCATCGGCGTCATCGCAGTCCGTGTTGTTCCCCACGTGACCGGCGGGGGCGACGCAGGCGCGCTGGACGCTCGCGTTGCGACCGTAGCCATCCCCATCTCCGTCCGGATACCAGTCGAGCCAGAGCGACTCGTCCTCATCCACCACACCGTTGCAGTCGTTGTCCTTGCCGTCGCACACCTCGCTCGCGAACTGGTGGACGGACGGGTCGTTGTCCGTGGAGTAGTTCGCCGGGCCCTCCGCCGGGGGCTCGCACTCGAGGCCCGTGACGCTCGTTTCCTGGATCCACCCGGGACCGACGGGCGGCGCACAGCTCTGCTGGCCGGAGCTGAAGTAGATGTGGCTGTCGCCATCCGCGTCCAGGTACCAGGTCCTGGGATCCACCGGGTTGGCGCCCGGGTCATCGTCGGCCAGACCGTCGCAGTTGTTGTCCTGGCCGTCGCAGACCTCGGCCGCGCTCGGGTTGATGGCGATGTCCGAGTCCTTGCAGTCTCCGGGATTCAGCGCCCAACCACTGTTCGCGGCGGGCTCGCCACAACGCCGCTCGGCGCTGGCGGTCACTCCATAGCCATCCCTGTCCGTGTCCGGGTACCAGGTGCGAGCACCATGGCCGAGCACCAGGTACACCGCGCCAGCATTCGAGGAATAGCCAGGGGCTCCGATGGCGAAGTCCGCCGAGCCGTCGCCATCCACGTCTCCCAGACCCACGAGCGCGCTGCCCGTCTGGCTGGCGGCCGCGGCTCCAGCGTAGCGCGGGACGAGCGAGAGGGAGGCGTTGGTGGCGGAGAAGCGGGTCGACCCGCCGTACACTACGTACACGGCGCCGACGTTGGACGAATATCCGGGGGCGCCGATGACGAAGTCGCGGAACCCATCCCCGTTGATGTCACCGGGTCCCAGGAGCGCCGTGCCCGCCAGGTCGCTCGCGGCGCCCGTCCAGCGGGGCTGCGTGCCGAGCGCCACCGTTCCCGTGGCGCCTCCGTAGACCAGATAGACCTTTCCCGTGGCGGTGGAGGTGCCCGGCGCGCCGATGAGGATGTCCTCCTTGCCATCGTTGTCCAGGTCTCCCGCGCTGGCCACCGCGCTACCCGCGAGCTCGTTCGTGGCGGAGCCCGTGAGGACGATGTCCGCATCGGTGAGGCTCTTGGTTCCCGACAGCGGCCCGAAGAAGACGAAGACGGCGCCCGCGTCCGTGACGCTGGCGCTCACGTCATAGCGCGGTGCGCCCACCAGCAGGTCCCCCTTGCCATCGCCGTTCACGTCCGCCACGGCGATGGAGAAGCCCGCCTGGACGTTGGTCTGCGAGGTGCCGGTGGTGCCCACGATCTTGACGGGGGCGCTGCTGAGC
This is a stretch of genomic DNA from Archangium violaceum. It encodes these proteins:
- a CDS encoding MopE-related protein → MKTRLMVLVSGLALAACEGQDSRKEESSSTFEKQEQALPGDPLCKLTAGSATALPAQAERRFTGLASTRAGAALGAGDVNGDGITDLLIGAPGTGTTLKGYTYVLNLSNPVDIRGYATRIEGEAAGNRQGQAVAAGDFLGSSGIDLILGAPNYASSASTTNQGVAYPVDGSSLGGGDKVLGTTSPRFRGVAAGDLAGAAVAVGDIAGDSGADLIVSAYLNETASPTDTGAVYAFTGPVSPSAAGTLSSAPVKIVGTTGTSQTNVQAGFSIAVADVNGDGKGDLLVGAPRYDVSASVTDAGAVFVFFGPLSGTKSLTDADIVLTGSATNELAGSAVASAGDLDNDGKEDILIGAPGTSTATGKVYLVYGGATGTVALGTQPRWTGAASDLAGTALLGPGDINGDGFRDFVIGAPGYSSNVGAVYVVYGGSTRFSATNASLSLVPRYAGAAAASQTGSALVGLGDVDGDGSADFAIGAPGYSSNAGAVYLVLGHGARTWYPDTDRDGYGVTASAERRCGEPAANSGWALNPGDCKDSDIAINPSAAEVCDGQDNNCDGLADDDPGANPVDPRTWYLDADGDSHIYFSSGQQSCAPPVGPGWIQETSVTGLECEPPAEGPANYSTDNDPSVHQFASEVCDGKDNDCNGVVDEDESLWLDWYPDGDGDGYGRNASVQRACVAPAGHVGNNTDCDDADAITNPARTEVCDLKDNNCNGTVDEGVQTTFYRDADGDGHGVPTQTALACTQPTGYSAISDDCNDTPAPGKGAQIYPGKAEVCDGLDNNCNFDTDEGVKGTFYRDADGDGYGNPALFSQSCTAASGYVANNTDCNDSSNAIRPGATEVCDNKDNDCDAQIDEGVLLTFYVDADRDGVGTTDPNLKIQACTAPAGYVTSKTDCDDGTSATKPGATEVCDGKDNDCDAQIDEGLPTTTWYPDTDNDGYGAQVSSSVVSCRKPEGEYVANNMDCDDSRSSVSPGRSEVCEPTTQTQVDNNCSGGVDDAVDAPTWYRDADGDGFGQTSVTVRSCTAITGYSNKDRDCDDVKPDVHPEAIELCELTGVQVDNDCDGDENDVDVPIEDDPRGARLWYGDADRDGHAGTGFQLRWCTDPSDLKDASGKVLVKGKYLAAAPDDCNDSHSGAWVVTRWYEDRDGDGCGNPNVYADSCGRPGCGAAYVSNGNDSNDTVAGGCISGTSPSSTVSSAR